A window of Rhododendron vialii isolate Sample 1 chromosome 11a, ASM3025357v1 genomic DNA:
CAGCCTGTAATATCAAAGAAACTAAACTCGTCCACGATACTCTGttcaaagaaaggaaaggaattaTGCTATTTCTCCTTCATTCCAACAGAATTCCAACTTGGAGTCACAAtcacaaattcacaaaaaaGATTGCTACTTAAGTTTACGCGTTTATAACTGTTCGTCTCCCGAATACACTTCCATCAACGACTCGAGCCAACCTTTGGTCAAAATAAGAAAGCTGGATGGAGAATTGGAGATTACACTACCAGACCCCACATGGAGAAGATTGCAGAATCTAGTATTCTCATCTTTCCAGAGGACCTTGACCCCATTCCGATTGCTTTACTCGAAAAGAGGGATTTACAACCACCAATCATAACTTAAAAGACCCTACCAAAGGATCACAACTTGTCACCAATTAAACATGAGCAACTGCCGGTGTGTGCATACGTTAGTGGACAGATAACGCGTATTCGTAACCGTTCGACGCACGTggactaacaaaaaaaaatctacgtATATTCCATGTTTCCTGATACATCTACGTCCCGTATCTGTGGCCAAACATCTATGCACCTACTGTTGGTGGGGATGCAATTAGcacaaaagaaaatcaaagaacTGAATCAAGGAGAAATTGTCAttaattaagggaaaaaaaacatacagaGAAGGGAATTCGATACCGAATACACAGACAGATTTCGGTCACGTCCCCATTTTCTCCATCAGAAAATGCAAGAGATACTTGTCCTGCTTCTTAACATCTTGTTCATCACCAACTAAAAAGGAGAGAAATGAACAAAACAACTACTAAAACAGAATTTAACAAAaagaccaaattaaaaaaacagaCGACCTCCACGACAAACACCACTAAAGACCCCCTAGTCTCAAGCACAGCAATAGGTCCACTGCTCATCCTCAccggcagcagcagcagaatcAGCACCACCACCGTACTCATCGCCGTTGCAATAATAATACCCATTTCCACCATTGGCAGCAGCAGTCAAACAGCAGGACGAAGAACCGGCAACAAGGTAAGGCATGTTGTGGAACGAACTAGCAATCCCATTAGCAAGAGCCAACCCATCCTCGTTACTCTGCACAAACTCCTCAATCCGGTGCTTGAGCATCTCAAACATGAGCTCCGGCTCGTGCTGCATCACCCTCAGCACGTCCCCGCACGAAGGCCCAGGCACGGCCCGGGTCACCGCAAAGCTATGCGGCCCATCGCTCTGCGACACGCGGACCACGCTCGGGCCTCCGAACAGGTTATGGACTCCCCCTAGGGCTTCCTGATACGCCCCGCCCAAGAACATCCCCAGATAGTAACCCCCGCTGCCTTCCAAATCGTGCAGCGGCAAGCTCGATTCTCCGCCTATGAACTTGTCAATCTTCCCGTCACTGTCGCAAGTTAAATCCGAGAGGATGCCACGTGCCCCCGGCCTCTGATCCAGCTTGTGAATCGGAACGATAGGGAAAAGCTGCTCAATCCCCCAGAAATCAGGGATGGAAGTGAACACCGATAAGTTAACATTGTACGTGCGGACTGGATCAGCTGCTCCCGCCGCCTTGGACACGAAATCGCACAGGCCGTCGACAGCGGCGAGCTGTTCGATGCCCAAGTTCCCTTCTTTGAACTGCTCAACGCATCTCTGCTTAAGCTGATCGGCGTAGATCAAGCACGTCTCGTTCTCGCCGCGGATGGCCGCAGCGGATAAGTTCCCGTAATCAGCACGTGCCTCCTCCGCGAGTCCCTCGACGAAGTAATGTAAAGTGAGTTGACTCATAACAGGTGCCTCGCGTGAAGTAGCTGACACGGCCTCGAAGACCAAAATCGAGTGGTGAGAGACGATTGCTCGGCCGCTTTCGCTGCAGATCACGGGATGCTTTATCTGTTTACGTCCACAAACAAAACTGACGGCCTTAACAACGGCCGTGGCGTACTCGTCCAGGCCGTAACTGACGGAGATATCGGAGTCGGTCGACTTCGAGCCGTCGTAATCGATTCCTAGGCCTCCTCCGATGTCGATGACTTTCATGGAGGCGCCGAGGCGGACCAGCTCGCAGTAGAGCTGAGCGGCTTCGCCCACGCCGTCGGCGAGCAAGGCCGTCGTAGGTATCTGAGACCCGATGTGGAAATGCAGCAACTGTAAGCAATCTAACATACTGAATTTTTCGAGCTTTTTCACCACACGAAGAATCTGAGTCGTCGTGAGTCCGAATTTGCCTTTCTCGCCCGAAGTTGATCCGAAATGGCCGGAGTGTTTCGTCCGGAGCTTCGCTCGGAGTCCGATTACCGGTCGGACGGCGAGCTTCCTGCTCATGTCGATCACCAGATCAAGCTCTTCCTCTTGCTCAAGCACAATCACTGTGTTCAAGGACAATTTCCTTCCAATCAAAGCAAGAGAAATGTACTCAGCGTCTTTGAAACCGTTGCAGACCAGCAGAGCTTCGGCGCTCCCGTTGCAGAGACAGCTCATGGCTAGGAGTAGCTCCGGTTTGGACCCGGCCTCCAAACCGAACCGGAAGCCGGATCCGAATTTCACGATGTCTTCCACAACAAACCTGTCCTGGTTGCATTTCACGGGGTAAACACCCTGGTAATGAGAATCATAGCCTTGCGATTGGATTGCCAAATCGAAGGCTGTCTGGAGGGATTCGAGGCGGTTTTTGAGGATGTCAGGGAACCGGACGACGAGCGGGAGCTGTAACCCGAGTCCGCCTGAGGAATCCGGATCCGAAGCCTTTTTCACGACCTTTAAGAGGTCGATCTCCTGG
This region includes:
- the LOC131308008 gene encoding arginine decarboxylase-like — its product is MPAVACFADAAVAPPPGYSFAWDNSPASLPAPEPFSGVPPPANTTIAAVDSAVWSPSDSAALYKVDKWGAPYFAVNNSGDISVRPYGTATLPHQEIDLLKVVKKASDPDSSGGLGLQLPLVVRFPDILKNRLESLQTAFDLAIQSQGYDSHYQGVYPVKCNQDRFVVEDIVKFGSGFRFGLEAGSKPELLLAMSCLCNGSAEALLVCNGFKDAEYISLALIGRKLSLNTVIVLEQEEELDLVIDMSRKLAVRPVIGLRAKLRTKHSGHFGSTSGEKGKFGLTTTQILRVVKKLEKFSMLDCLQLLHFHIGSQIPTTALLADGVGEAAQLYCELVRLGASMKVIDIGGGLGIDYDGSKSTDSDISVSYGLDEYATAVVKAVSFVCGRKQIKHPVICSESGRAIVSHHSILVFEAVSATSREAPVMSQLTLHYFVEGLAEEARADYGNLSAAAIRGENETCLIYADQLKQRCVEQFKEGNLGIEQLAAVDGLCDFVSKAAGAADPVRTYNVNLSVFTSIPDFWGIEQLFPIVPIHKLDQRPGARGILSDLTCDSDGKIDKFIGGESSLPLHDLEGSGGYYLGMFLGGAYQEALGGVHNLFGGPSVVRVSQSDGPHSFAVTRAVPGPSCGDVLRVMQHEPELMFEMLKHRIEEFVQSNEDGLALANGIASSFHNMPYLVAGSSSCCLTAAANGGNGYYYCNGDEYGGGADSAAAAGEDEQWTYCCA